A single genomic interval of Alcaligenes sp. SDU_A2 harbors:
- a CDS encoding helical backbone metal receptor: MTAAAPFIHRLRLGLTGVCLLLAPLALRAEPIAAVPPTVVSLAPHITEILYAAGAGAHVMAVDSSSDFPPDALTLPRIGDALRVNPEMLLQLRPDRVWAWQSTQIGPELSRQLQQTGIHLTLAAPERLDDIPALVRRAGLELNTLEQANLAAAALEHQIAALRQDRHATEPITAFLEIGHEPLYTLARDPLTQDVLATCNTRNIYARHASVAPTVNLEDVLHRKPQVIIMAYKDPALLRARHQFWETHLGLPPQAVLNLNPDALYRPGPRLIDATRILCEQLDRYRASRR, encoded by the coding sequence ATGACTGCCGCCGCCCCATTCATACACCGGCTACGCCTTGGCCTGACCGGTGTCTGCCTGTTGCTTGCCCCCCTTGCCCTACGGGCCGAGCCGATTGCGGCAGTCCCCCCCACCGTCGTCAGCCTGGCCCCACATATAACGGAAATCTTATATGCGGCCGGTGCCGGCGCACATGTGATGGCAGTGGACAGTTCCAGCGACTTCCCGCCGGATGCGCTGACGCTGCCGCGCATCGGCGACGCGCTGCGCGTCAATCCGGAGATGTTGCTGCAACTGCGGCCCGACCGGGTATGGGCCTGGCAAAGCACGCAGATCGGCCCCGAACTGAGCCGACAACTACAGCAAACCGGCATCCATCTGACCCTGGCGGCCCCCGAGCGTCTGGACGACATCCCGGCATTGGTACGTCGTGCGGGTCTGGAATTGAATACCTTGGAGCAGGCCAACCTGGCTGCCGCCGCCCTGGAGCATCAGATTGCGGCCCTGCGCCAGGACCGCCACGCCACCGAACCGATTACCGCCTTTCTGGAAATCGGCCACGAACCGCTCTACACACTGGCACGCGACCCGTTGACGCAGGATGTGCTCGCCACCTGCAACACCCGCAACATTTATGCCCGGCACGCCTCCGTCGCCCCTACCGTCAATCTGGAAGATGTGCTGCATCGCAAGCCGCAAGTCATCATCATGGCGTATAAAGACCCGGCCTTGCTGCGCGCACGCCACCAGTTCTGGGAAACACACCTGGGTCTGCCCCCCCAGGCCGTGCTCAACCTGAATCCGGACGCCTTGTACCGTCCCGGCCCACGCTTGATCGACGCCACGCGCATACTGTGCGAACAGTTGGATCGCTACCGCGCCAGCCGGCGCTAG
- a CDS encoding thiazole synthase: MTHTLNNDPFVLAGKTYQSRLLVGTGKYKDFDETRLAIEASGADIVTVAIRRTNIGQHANEPSLLDYLPPSQYTLLPNTAGCYTADDAVRTLRLARELLDGHKLVKLEVLGDAGNLFPNMPETLKAAKTLVAEGFDVMVYCADDPIQARMLEDIGCVAIMPLASLIGSGMGILNPWNLRLIIDQSSVPVLVDAGVGTASDAAIAMELGCDGVLMNTAIAGARQPILMASAMNLAVQAGRQAYLSGRVPRKYYDADPSSPTEGLIHSRTS; this comes from the coding sequence ATGACCCACACTCTGAACAACGACCCATTTGTCCTGGCCGGCAAGACCTATCAATCCCGCCTGCTGGTGGGCACCGGAAAATATAAGGATTTCGACGAAACCCGCCTGGCCATCGAGGCCAGCGGTGCCGATATCGTTACCGTCGCCATCCGCCGCACCAATATCGGCCAGCACGCCAACGAGCCCAGCCTGCTGGACTACCTGCCGCCTTCGCAATATACCTTGCTGCCCAATACCGCCGGCTGTTACACGGCCGACGATGCCGTACGCACGCTGCGCCTGGCGCGCGAACTGCTCGATGGCCATAAGCTGGTGAAGCTGGAAGTGCTGGGCGATGCGGGCAATCTGTTCCCCAATATGCCCGAAACCCTGAAAGCAGCCAAAACACTGGTGGCCGAAGGGTTCGACGTCATGGTGTACTGCGCCGACGACCCGATCCAGGCCCGCATGCTGGAAGATATTGGTTGTGTGGCCATCATGCCACTGGCCTCGCTCATCGGCTCGGGCATGGGTATTCTGAACCCCTGGAACCTGCGCCTGATCATCGATCAAAGCTCGGTGCCGGTCCTGGTGGATGCCGGCGTGGGCACGGCCTCGGATGCGGCCATCGCCATGGAACTGGGCTGCGACGGCGTGTTGATGAACACCGCCATCGCCGGAGCCCGCCAGCCCATCCTGATGGCCAGCGCCATGAACCTGGCCGTGCAGGCCGGCCGCCAGGCCTACCTGTCGGGCCGCGTGCCGCGCAAATACTACGACGCAGACCCCAGTTCGCCGACCGAGGGACTGATTCACTCCCGCACATCCTGA
- the thiD gene encoding bifunctional hydroxymethylpyrimidine kinase/phosphomethylpyrimidine kinase: MIPNTLTIAGVDPSGGAGILADVKAMSALGAYATAVIAALTAQNTQGVTGISPVPAEFVRLQIDTLFADVRIAAVKIGMLGQEAVTRVVAERMAHFKPRHLVLDPVMIAKSGDHLLERSAVNALREGLVPLCTMITPNLPEAGVLLEARPVETLKEMRQAAERLRRLMNHSDQRWVFLKGGHLPGSDCIDLLHDGDQMIEMPARRIDTVNTHGTGCTLAAALAALLPQHDSVPDAALAAKRYLYKAIARSGELDVGSGHGPVHHFHRLWSSS; the protein is encoded by the coding sequence ATGATTCCCAATACGCTGACCATCGCCGGAGTCGATCCTTCCGGCGGCGCCGGCATTCTGGCCGACGTCAAAGCCATGAGTGCCCTGGGTGCCTACGCTACGGCCGTGATCGCCGCCCTGACTGCCCAGAACACCCAGGGCGTCACCGGCATCAGCCCCGTTCCAGCCGAGTTCGTGCGCCTGCAGATCGACACACTGTTCGCCGACGTGCGCATTGCTGCCGTCAAGATCGGCATGCTGGGCCAGGAAGCCGTCACCCGCGTGGTGGCCGAACGCATGGCGCACTTCAAACCCCGGCACCTGGTGCTGGACCCGGTCATGATCGCCAAAAGCGGCGATCATCTGCTGGAACGCTCGGCGGTCAACGCACTGCGCGAAGGGCTGGTGCCGCTGTGTACCATGATCACGCCTAATCTGCCCGAAGCCGGTGTGCTGCTCGAAGCCCGTCCCGTCGAGACCCTGAAAGAAATGCGCCAGGCCGCCGAACGTCTGCGCCGCCTGATGAACCACAGCGATCAGCGCTGGGTGTTTCTGAAAGGTGGTCACCTGCCCGGTTCGGACTGCATAGATCTGCTGCACGATGGCGATCAGATGATAGAGATGCCGGCCCGACGCATCGACACCGTCAACACGCATGGCACAGGCTGCACGCTGGCCGCCGCGCTGGCCGCTCTGCTGCCCCAGCACGACTCGGTGCCGGACGCGGCCCTGGCCGCCAAGCGATATCTGTACAAGGCCATTGCACGGTCAGGCGAACTGGATGTGGGCAGCGGCCACGGGCCGGTACACCACTTCCATCGCCTTTGGTCCTCCTCCTGA
- a CDS encoding 5'-methylthioadenosine/adenosylhomocysteine nucleosidase, which yields MSTLGIIVAMREELDVVLARLQDTRTHQRAGMTFHCGNYLGKPVVAVVCGVGKVNAATCTQLLISEFSVNRLINIGIAGGLGPGIVPGDIVIADTLVQHDMDLQALGLPPGQLFRLDTFDFPADPALFQLALDAARHIQNHQVHVGRIVTGDQFIACQQKTQWLTQTFGALACEMESAAIAQVCYLNALPFVCIRSISDNANQGAHMDFDTFLPIAVNNASALLHAMVPAC from the coding sequence ATGTCTACACTCGGTATTATTGTGGCCATGCGCGAAGAACTGGATGTCGTGCTGGCCCGCCTGCAGGATACCCGCACCCACCAGCGCGCAGGCATGACGTTTCATTGCGGCAACTACCTGGGCAAACCCGTGGTGGCCGTGGTGTGCGGCGTGGGCAAAGTCAATGCCGCCACTTGCACCCAGCTGCTGATTTCAGAGTTTTCCGTAAACCGACTGATCAATATCGGGATTGCGGGTGGATTGGGCCCCGGCATCGTACCCGGTGACATCGTCATCGCCGACACGCTGGTGCAGCACGATATGGACCTGCAGGCGCTGGGACTGCCGCCTGGGCAGCTTTTCCGGCTGGACACCTTCGACTTCCCAGCCGATCCAGCGCTGTTCCAGCTTGCTCTGGATGCAGCCCGACACATCCAGAACCACCAGGTTCACGTGGGACGGATCGTAACCGGCGACCAGTTCATCGCCTGCCAGCAAAAAACCCAATGGCTGACCCAGACTTTCGGGGCGCTGGCCTGCGAAATGGAAAGCGCCGCCATTGCCCAGGTCTGCTATCTGAACGCGCTGCCCTTTGTCTGCATACGCAGCATCTCCGACAATGCCAATCAAGGCGCACACATGGACTTTGACACTTTCTTGCCCATTGCCGTCAACAATGCCAGCGCCTTGCTGCATGCCATGGTGCCGGCCTGCTAA
- a CDS encoding protein-L-isoaspartate O-methyltransferase family protein: MNITALSELERARYYMVEQQIRPWNVSDENVLQALFSVQRERYVPSTLRSTAFSDTELPLIINAVDTHETMLSPKVEARLTQDLQLQPTDGVLEIGTGSGYQAALLAHLAQQVTSVEIDSKLAAFAQENLQRNNVRNVKVEVGDAHAGWGTTEYDAILVTGSVPTIPDALKYQLCIGGRLVVVVGQNPVMTAVRITRTSAASFETTPLFDTWIKPLRGTAVSQFRF, encoded by the coding sequence ATGAACATCACCGCGCTGTCTGAACTCGAACGTGCCCGCTACTACATGGTCGAACAACAAATCCGACCCTGGAACGTATCCGACGAAAACGTGCTGCAAGCCCTGTTCTCCGTACAGCGCGAGCGCTATGTTCCTTCGACACTGCGCTCGACGGCCTTCTCGGACACCGAGCTGCCCTTGATCATCAACGCCGTGGACACCCACGAAACCATGCTCTCGCCCAAGGTCGAGGCCCGTCTGACGCAGGATCTGCAATTGCAGCCCACCGACGGCGTGCTCGAAATCGGCACGGGTTCGGGCTATCAGGCCGCCCTACTGGCCCATCTGGCCCAGCAGGTCACTTCCGTGGAAATCGACAGCAAGCTGGCCGCTTTCGCCCAGGAAAACCTGCAGCGCAACAATGTGCGCAACGTCAAAGTCGAAGTGGGCGATGCGCACGCCGGCTGGGGCACCACCGAATACGACGCGATCCTGGTCACCGGATCGGTACCCACCATCCCCGATGCCCTCAAATATCAGCTCTGTATCGGCGGCCGGCTGGTCGTGGTGGTCGGTCAGAACCCCGTCATGACCGCCGTGCGCATTACCCGCACCAGCGCCGCCAGCTTCGAGACCACCCCCTTGTTCGATACCTGGATCAAGCCATTGCGCGGCACCGCCGTGTCTCAATTCCGGTTCTGA
- a CDS encoding TonB-dependent receptor domain-containing protein: MSAFSLRPLMAAVVGALPLIATAQTAPVAKLEQIVVTPSRIEQPLKNVLGDVTVIGQDTLQKAGQSSVAEILQRQPGVEITTNGGPQAVTSVYLRGTNPQQTRIMIDGMRINSSTSGSVNWQALDPALIERIEIVRGAGSSLYGSDAIGGVINIITKKGQRERALSAWGNVGLGSYDTFKSSAGFSGATQGWDYSLATSYGTSDGFNATNPQAGGFTYNRDKNGYTQHGFSGSLGYEWAQGQHLGLTALNSYMDGQFDSGPGLTTPSTLTRQQAYGLTSTNKLAERWTSRLSAALSKEDVETRQFSSRFSTLQRQYSWQNDVTVAQGHTVSLLAERLEERIKHSTVHTEDKRNTNAVALIYRGDLDRHHLQASLRNDNISGYGNKVTGGLGYDLDITENWTVGVAANTGFRAPTFADLYTPYNWGFRGNPDLNPEKSRNVEGHIRYTDETTELGLVVYQNRIRDMINPYVCDANFECTSANTERARITGLTLTAMKQLGDTTLTASADFANPKDDNTGKQLIRRAKQNHKLAVEQRIDALKVGAEYQFASHRYEDAANKLRLGGYGLLNLTASYPITSSLEAQLRWNNVLDKDYTLIRGYNNPGSSVFLNLAWRM; encoded by the coding sequence ATGTCCGCATTCTCCCTCCGGCCATTGATGGCCGCCGTGGTCGGCGCTCTGCCGCTGATAGCCACCGCCCAGACCGCCCCTGTGGCCAAGCTTGAACAAATCGTCGTCACCCCCAGCCGAATCGAACAACCACTCAAGAATGTCTTGGGCGATGTCACCGTGATCGGCCAGGACACATTGCAAAAGGCCGGCCAAAGCAGCGTGGCCGAAATCCTGCAACGCCAGCCCGGCGTGGAAATCACCACCAACGGCGGCCCGCAAGCGGTCACCAGCGTGTACCTGCGCGGCACCAATCCACAGCAAACCCGCATCATGATCGACGGCATGCGCATCAACAGCTCGACCAGCGGCTCGGTGAACTGGCAGGCGCTGGACCCTGCGCTGATCGAACGCATCGAAATCGTGCGCGGCGCTGGCAGCAGCTTGTACGGCTCGGATGCCATCGGCGGGGTCATCAACATCATCACCAAAAAAGGCCAGCGCGAACGTGCTTTAAGCGCCTGGGGCAATGTGGGCCTGGGTTCCTACGACACCTTCAAGTCCAGCGCCGGTTTTTCGGGCGCAACGCAAGGCTGGGATTACAGCCTGGCCACCAGCTACGGCACCAGCGACGGCTTTAACGCCACCAACCCGCAGGCCGGCGGCTTTACCTACAACCGCGACAAGAACGGCTACACACAACACGGATTCAGCGGCAGCCTGGGCTACGAGTGGGCACAAGGCCAGCACCTGGGCCTGACCGCCCTGAACAGCTATATGGACGGCCAGTTCGACAGCGGCCCCGGCTTGACCACCCCCAGCACATTGACCCGACAGCAAGCCTACGGTCTGACCAGCACCAACAAACTGGCCGAACGCTGGACCAGCCGCCTGAGCGCCGCGCTAAGCAAAGAAGACGTGGAAACGCGCCAATTCAGCTCGCGCTTTTCCACCCTGCAGCGCCAGTACAGCTGGCAGAACGATGTGACCGTGGCGCAAGGCCACACCGTCTCGCTGCTGGCCGAGCGCCTGGAAGAGCGCATCAAGCACAGCACGGTGCATACCGAGGACAAGCGCAACACCAATGCCGTTGCCCTGATCTACCGTGGCGATCTGGACCGCCACCACCTACAGGCCAGCCTGCGCAACGACAATATCAGCGGCTATGGCAACAAAGTAACGGGCGGCCTGGGCTACGACCTGGACATCACCGAAAACTGGACCGTAGGCGTGGCCGCCAATACGGGCTTTCGCGCGCCGACATTTGCCGACCTGTATACCCCGTATAACTGGGGCTTTCGCGGCAACCCCGACCTGAATCCGGAAAAATCGCGCAACGTCGAAGGCCACATCCGCTATACCGACGAGACGACCGAGCTGGGTCTGGTGGTCTACCAGAACCGTATCCGCGACATGATCAACCCGTATGTCTGCGATGCGAACTTCGAGTGCACCAGCGCCAATACCGAACGGGCCCGCATCACCGGCCTGACCCTGACGGCCATGAAACAACTGGGCGACACAACCCTGACCGCCAGCGCCGATTTTGCCAACCCAAAGGATGACAACACCGGCAAGCAACTGATCCGCCGCGCCAAACAAAACCACAAGCTGGCTGTGGAACAACGCATCGACGCCCTGAAAGTCGGTGCCGAATACCAGTTCGCCAGCCACCGTTACGAAGACGCCGCCAACAAGCTACGCCTGGGCGGCTACGGACTGCTGAACCTGACGGCCAGCTACCCCATCACCTCCAGCCTGGAGGCCCAGCTGCGCTGGAACAACGTGCTGGACAAGGACTACACCCTGATCCGTGGCTACAACAACCCCGGCTCCAGCGTGTTCCTGAACCTGGCCTGGCGCATGTAA
- a CDS encoding TolC family outer membrane protein: MAVAAHLRVCILACGILSGAAQAQDLLQTWNQALAREPQFGAAQAARQADQERIPQSRAQLLPQITATGTAELQERRQTSRLSTRHSSDRALWSLSLSQPIYNRSAWAQYERAQLLAQGADVQLALERQALMLRVSQGYFDILAAQDALATLKAEQAAIDEQLRAADQNFQLGGTTITDTYEARSRLDLTRAKVLQAENTLQVAQDKLAALTLERPAKLARLRNPLRLPAPQPSRLQDWLDQSSQSGLSVALADLNSRAVQEQLNSTQAQHQPTLALKAQTGSGSDQTLFGQSGGGPRSLNSAIGLELSIPIFRGGETSSQVREQTSRLQEARYQLQLAQQQAIQQTRQYFSGVTSGLSRVQILEAAEKSSLDSVKANKLAYEIGVRVNIDVLNAQQQLYETQRNLSQARYDVLMNSLRLKAASGTLDESDLRAVNQLLEPSANANGS, translated from the coding sequence ATGGCTGTCGCCGCCCACCTGCGCGTCTGCATCCTGGCCTGTGGCATCCTGAGCGGCGCTGCTCAGGCCCAGGATCTACTCCAGACATGGAACCAGGCGCTGGCCCGCGAACCACAATTCGGGGCAGCGCAGGCGGCCCGCCAGGCGGATCAGGAACGGATTCCCCAAAGCCGCGCCCAGTTATTGCCGCAGATCACGGCCACCGGCACGGCCGAACTACAAGAACGACGCCAGACCAGTCGACTTTCCACGCGGCACTCCTCGGACCGCGCCCTCTGGTCTTTGTCCCTGAGTCAGCCCATCTACAACCGTAGCGCCTGGGCACAATACGAGCGCGCCCAACTGCTGGCGCAAGGGGCCGATGTTCAGCTTGCTCTGGAAAGGCAAGCCTTGATGCTGCGCGTCAGCCAGGGGTACTTCGACATACTTGCCGCCCAGGACGCTCTGGCCACCCTGAAAGCCGAACAAGCCGCTATCGATGAACAACTGCGTGCCGCCGACCAAAACTTTCAGTTGGGCGGCACCACGATTACCGACACCTACGAAGCGCGCTCCCGCCTGGACCTGACCCGCGCCAAAGTCCTGCAAGCCGAAAACACCTTACAGGTTGCGCAAGACAAACTGGCGGCCCTGACGCTGGAACGACCCGCAAAACTGGCCCGGCTACGCAATCCGTTGCGCCTGCCCGCCCCTCAGCCATCCAGGCTGCAGGATTGGCTGGATCAATCCAGCCAATCAGGTCTGTCTGTGGCATTGGCCGACCTGAACAGCCGCGCCGTGCAAGAGCAACTGAACAGCACCCAGGCGCAACACCAGCCGACCTTGGCCCTGAAAGCGCAGACCGGCAGCGGCAGCGACCAGACCTTGTTCGGGCAGTCTGGCGGTGGCCCACGGTCGCTCAACAGCGCCATCGGACTGGAACTAAGCATCCCGATCTTTCGCGGCGGCGAAACATCCTCGCAAGTGCGCGAACAGACCTCGCGGCTGCAAGAGGCACGCTATCAATTGCAACTGGCTCAGCAACAAGCCATTCAGCAGACACGCCAGTATTTTTCGGGCGTCACCAGCGGGCTGAGCCGGGTACAAATCCTGGAAGCCGCCGAAAAATCCAGTCTGGATTCCGTGAAGGCCAACAAGCTGGCCTACGAGATCGGCGTGCGCGTCAACATCGATGTGCTCAACGCTCAACAACAGCTCTACGAAACGCAACGCAACCTATCGCAAGCGCGCTACGACGTTCTGATGAACAGCCTGCGCCTGAAGGCCGCCAGCGGCACACTGGACGAAAGCGACCTGCGTGCCGTAAACCAACTGCTGGAACCGTCTGCCAACGCAAACGGCAGCTAG